In Armatimonadota bacterium, the genomic stretch GCGATGGCCTCCATGCCCACGGGACCGCCGCCGTAGTTGCGGATAATTGTGAGCAGGAACTTGCGGTCGAGATTGTCGAGGCCGCACTCATCCACGCCGAGCTTGCGCAGCGCCTGGTCGGCGACCTGACGGTCAATGAGTCCATCGCCGCGCACCTGCGCATAGTCGCGCACGCGCCGCAGCAGGCGATTGGCGATGCGCGGCGTGCCGCGAGCGCGCACGGCGATCTCGCTGGTGCCTTCGGCATTCAGGGCGACGCCCAGTATTCGCGCCGTTCGCCGCACGATGGCGGCAAGCGCCTGCTCGGGGTAGAAGCCGAGGTGATGGAAGATGCCGAAGCGTTCTCGCAGCGGCGCCGAGATGAGGCCGGTGCGAGTGGTGGCGCCGATGATGCAGCATGGCTGGATGGGGATCTTGATGCTGCGCGCGTAGGGCCCCTTGTCCTGCACGAAGTCAACCGTGAATTCCTCCATCGCGCTATAGAGGAATTCCTCCACCACCCGCGGCAGGCGATGGATCTCATCAATGAACATCACGCCGCGCGGCTCGAGGTTAGTGAGGATGCCGATGAGGTCGC encodes the following:
- the ruvB gene encoding Holliday junction branch migration DNA helicase RuvB, whose amino-acid sequence is MGPEEQGEDEPCSEQLRPATLADFIDQEQVKENLAIAIEAARQRGEALDHALFYGPPGLGKTTLAHIIAAEMGADIVSTSGPALERPGDLIGILTNLEPRGVMFIDEIHRLPRVVEEFLYSAMEEFTVDFVQDKGPYARSIKIPIQPCCIIGATTRTGLISAPLRERFGIFHHLGFYPEQALAAIVRRTARILGVALNAEGTSEIAVRARGTPRIANRLLRRVRDYAQVRGDGLIDRQVADQALRKLGVDECGLDNLDRKFLLTIIRNYGGGPVGMEAIAATLNEQTDTLEDMVEPFLLKIGFLNRTPRGRQATETAYRHLGEDDQRHGDGQQALF